Proteins co-encoded in one Spirochaeta lutea genomic window:
- a CDS encoding nuclear transport factor 2 family protein has product MVSIDCKDDCNNAPRKALLRDLNISFARGDVEEILSRLSEDILWRMVGDREIQGKPRVREVLTAMADQQARELHIHHIITHGAQAALDGVMLFQDGSRVSFCDVYIFSGHSKTAKIKEIISYNSKIGG; this is encoded by the coding sequence GTGGTTTCCATTGACTGTAAGGACGACTGTAACAATGCCCCGCGAAAAGCCCTGCTGCGGGATCTGAACATCAGCTTTGCCCGGGGAGATGTGGAAGAAATACTCTCCCGATTATCCGAGGATATCCTCTGGCGGATGGTGGGGGACCGGGAGATTCAGGGAAAACCCCGGGTTCGGGAGGTGTTAACCGCTATGGCAGACCAGCAGGCCCGGGAGCTGCACATCCATCACATCATTACCCACGGCGCCCAGGCCGCCCTGGACGGGGTCATGCTCTTTCAGGACGGTTCGAGGGTTAGCTTCTGCGATGTATACATCTTCTCCGGCCATAGCAAGACGGCAAAAATCAAGGAAATTATCTCCTACAATTCTAAGATAGGTGGGTAA